In Chitinophagaceae bacterium C216, the genomic stretch AGCGCATCGTGATACGTGGTTTCATGATAAATCATATCGGCTCCATGGATATGCTCTAATATTCGTTCATCATATCGGGTATCAGCACAGAAAGCATACACTCTGGGTTTTGGAGCAGGTGTTGTTAGTATTGCGTTTGCGATAATACTACCGTCATTAGCTTTGTAGTCCTCTCCCCTTTGTAGATTATCATAGAAACTGAGAGGAATATTATACTCCTTTACCTTTTCAATATTTAGACGGCGCAGATTGCGTACTTCTTTAAATACAAATCCGTAGCACTCGATGCGATGATCGGTACGAAAACAACGCACCTCTACATCTGGCAACTGTAATAAAGGTCCGGTTTCTTTTATGGTAATGAAGTTAAGCTCAAAACCCAGTTTGGTATCTGCAACCTGCAATTGCAGTTCGATAATTCGTTGTAGTGGGTCAGGTGCTACAATGGTAAGTGGCTGCTGACGACCTAAAAGTGCAAAAGAGGTAATTAAACCAATCAGCCCGAAATAATGATCCCCATGAAGATGTGAAATAAAAATATGTGAAATTCTGCTACGTCTGATTTTATATTTGATAAGCTGTATTTGAGTACCCTCGCCGCAATCAATCAGTATATTTCGATTGTTTAATGTCAATACCTGGCTGGTCGGATGCCTGTCAAAAGCCGGCACCGCAGAATTATTTCCCAGTATTGTAACACCAAACATGCTTTTCTATTTAAAGTTATTTGCAACCATTATTCCGAAAAGTCACTGTCTAATAGCTCTCTTTCGATTTCCTCCATATTTACGATGTCGCCGGCCTCGCTTACGGTGGGCGTAACATTTAAGAGCTCCAAAAGTTCACAATCTGCCAAAAATGCTTCCAATGCTTCGCCTAATGCACAGCATACAAATGAAGCATTATTTTCATAGAATTGTTGCTGAATGTGAATAAGTTGCTCCGCTATGGCCTTATCCATACGCTGCACCTGCTCCAGATTCAGCACCACATTTTTAATATTTTCCTGCAAAAAAGGTAACAAAATTTTATCTATTTGATCTGCCATTGTAGCAGAAAGCTCCGACACTATTGGCGTGATGACGTGAAATTTCTCTTTGGTATCTATTTTGACTTCCATAAATAACTATAAAAAAGGTTTACAAATTTGGAGCAAATGCAACTATCTTTAATATGCATTCTTTTAGCCGCAAAATGCGTCTAATAATTAACACGATTAAAGATTAGCATTACTGTTTACAAATTACGCAAACCAGTACCAAATATATTTGTTAATATTGTAATTGATCATTTTATCTACAAAATATGGATAATAATTTTTCACCCCAGGTAAAAGAAATTATTTCTTACAGCAGAGAAGAGGCGTTGAGGCTTGGGAATGATTTCATTGGCACAGAACACCTCCTGTTAGGTTTAATACGGGAAGGTGATAATACTGCTATCAAAATTCTGAAAGGGTTTAATATCGATATTGGTGAGCTTCGCAAAGAAATAGAACTGGCCATAAAAGATAAAACCGGTAAGAATATGGCTAATATTAATAGCCTGCCGCTTACCAAACAAGCCGAAAAGGTGATTCGGGTAACCGTGCTCGAAGCAAAAGCGCTGAAAAGTAACCAGGTGGAAACCGAACACCTCATGTTGTCGATATTAAAAAACAAGGAAAACATTGCTACTCAGATTCTGAATCAATACGATCTGGATTATGATGTTTTCCGTCAAGAACTGGATATTGTAAAATCCAACGATCCGCGAGCAGAATTTGGCGAAGAAGGTGAGGAAGAGTTCGAAGATGAAAAAAGATATTCGCAACAGTCCAGAAGCACCACATCTAAAAGTAATACCAAGAGTAAAACCCCGGTGCTGGACAACTTCGGACGTGATGTTACCAAACTCGCGGAGAGCGGACAACTGGATCCTATCGTAGGCCGTGAAAAGGAAATTGAAAGAGTTTCTCAAATATTAAGCCGACGTAAAAAGAACAACCCCATCCTTATAGGGGAGCCCGGTGTAGGTAAAACCGCCATCGTGGAAGGGCTTGCCTTACGCATCGTACAAAGAAAGGTAAGCCGAGTACTCTTCAACAAGAGAGTGATATCGTTGGATTTGGCTTCGCTAGTTGCAGGGACTAAATACCGTGGCCAATTTGAAGAAAGAATGAAGGCCATCATGAACGAGCTGGAAAAAAACCGCGATGTGATTCTGTTCATCGATGAGCTACACACCATCGTAGGGGCAGGCGGTGCGAGCGGTTCGCTGGATGCCAGCAATATCTTTAAACCTGCGTTAGCACGCGGAGAACTTCAATGCATTGGCGCATCCACACTGGACGAATATCGCATGTACATCGAAAAAGATGGTGCATTGGATCGTCGCTTCCAGAAAGTGATGGTAGATCCGCCTACCGTGGAAGAAACCATTCAGATACTTACGAATATTAAATCTAAATATGAAGACTTCCACAGTGTTACCTATACCGATGATGCTATTGAAGCATGCGTAAGACTCAGCGATCGTTACATCACTGACAGGCTACTGCCTGATAAAGCCATCGATGTAATGGATGAAGTAGGCGCGCGTGTGCATCTTAAAAACATCAACGTACCGGATAATATTCTTGCACTGGAAAAGAAAATAGAAGAAGTAAAAGAAGAAAAGAATAGAGTAGTCAAAAGTCAGAAATTTGAAGAAGCAGCTTCGCTTCGTGACACAGAGAAGAAACTGGCTGAAGAACTGGAACGCGCTAAATTACAGTGGGAGGAAGAAAGCAAACATAAACGCTATCCTATCACTGAGGAAGATATTGCCGAAGTGATCAACATCATGACCGGCATACCTGTACGCAAAATGGTGGAAGCCGAAACTGAGAAGCTTCGCAAGATGAGCGAAGATATGAAAGGAATGGTAGTGGGACAGGATGAGGCAATTGCCAAAGTGGTAAAAGCCATTCAAAGAAACCGTGTAGGTTTAAAAGATCCTAAGAAACCTATCGGAAGCTTTATTTTCCTCGGTCCCACCGGTGTGGGTAAAACCGAGTTGGCTCGCTCATTGGCCAAGTATTTATTCGACTCAGAAGATTCGCTGATTAGAATCGATATGAGCGAATACATGGAAAAATTTACCGTGAGCCGCTTGATTGGTGCTCCTCCCGGTTATGTAGGTTATGAAGAAGGTGGGCAACTTACCGAGAAAGTACGCCGCAAACCTTACAGTGTGATCTTGCTGGATGAGATCGAAAAAGCACACCCCGATATTTACAATATTCTATTGCAGGTGCTGGATGATGGTCAGCTTACCGATGGTTTAGGTAGAAAAGTAGACTTCAAGAATACCATCATTATCATGACCTCCAACATTGGTGTACGCCAGCTCAAAGATTTCGGTGCCGGTGTAGGATTTGCTACACAAGCTAGGCTGGCCAATGAAGAGAAAGAGCATAAGGCTGTAATTGAAAAAGCGTTGAAACGCACTTTCTCCCCAGAGTTCTTGAACCGGATTGATGATGTGGTTATCTTCAATAGCCTTACTCAGGAAGATATCTTCAAGATCATCGATATCTCTATGAAGGGCGTATTGAAGCGTGTGGAAAATCTAGGCTACAAACTGGAGCTGAGCGAAGAAACCAAAACCTTCCTGGCAGAAAAAGGGTACGACCAGCAATTTGGTGCAAGACCACTTCACAGAGCCATTCAGAAATACTTGGAAGATCCTTTGGCCGAGGAAATTCTGAATACGAATGTAAAGCCTGGAGATTTGCTAATAGTGGAATTGGATAAAGACAACGACAAGCTCACATTCTCCATAAAAGAAAATGCCAGCACACAAGAAGCATAAATACATCCACTCATAAAAAAACACCTCACATAGTAGTATGTGAGGTGTTTTTTTTATTCTACCCGCTCCTTTTGTTAAACTTTCCATAATAGATAAAAAGTAGCAATATATAATACGAATATCATCGTACTTTTAACCCGTCAATTTTCCCTAAAAAACAAAATGCACCTGCTATGCGATACTTCAAATTTTACAGAGCTTTGTTTGTGGTACTGCTGGCCACGTTCACCATTTTTACGCTGGCGTCCTGGACGATACCCATGATTCCTGGATTTTTTCAGAAATTTTTTGCTATCAGCGATACCATTCCCTCTCAAAGGGATAAAAAGATTGCAGAACTCAATGAAGCCATAACCCAACTGGAGAAGGCGGTTAGGGAGCTTAAACACCGAGATATCGCTTCTGAGGTATCAAGGACAATAGAAGGTATTAATCTGGATATCATTCATTGCAATGTCGAGAAGGCCGTAGTACAAGTAAAATCTGCCCTGAAAATAAAAGAAATACAACCCGTAAAAGATGAACTCAACAATGCATTATCGAAAATCAGCAAAGGACAAATTGAAGAACAAGTAAAAATGGCGACCATGCTCATTCAACCTCAGCTCGAAAAAAACCTGAAAGAAGCACAGGAAGAGCTAGAAAAAGCTAAAAAAGAATTGGAATCTGTTAGAGAGCATATACGTAATAAAAAAATGATAAGCTAGCAAACCATATACATATATAATTTAAAAAAAGAGGGGGCATTATTACCCCCTTCTTTTTAATTATCTAGAATCGTAAAGTAACTGTTTAATCTAAACCACCTCTTCTTGTAGGAGATACAGGTTTAGGCCATTCTCTGGGCTTTCCCGTAGACGGATCTATTGGTAAAACAATTTTTTCTCTTGATGATTTAGCGGGATCTTCACTTGCCGCATAAGCCAGTGCTGCTGTAAGAATAACATTATTGCGCAAATCATCAAAGACAATTTTATCGTATGTATCACGATTGGTATGCCAAGTGATGGTACCATAATCCCAGCTTAAAGAACTCAACGAAAATGCTGGAGCACCGGCCATAACAAATGAGGCAAAATCCGATCCGCCGGTTCCAGGATAGCCGGGAAAACTGGTTTCGATATGCTGCCTTACCTCACGAGGAACATATGTAAGCCATCTGCCCAGATATTCATAAGCGTGCAGAAAGCCTTGGCCTTGAAGACTTGTTACGCGACCGGTTCCATTATCCTGATTAAACACAGCCTGAATGTTGGCAACAATCTCGGGATGATCTTCCACAAAAGCACGAGAGCCATTAAGTCCCTGCTCTTCACTTCCCCACAATCCCACTAGAATAGTACGTTTAGGATTGGGATACACTTTCTTTAAGATACGAGCTGCTTCCATCATAGTAAGTGTACCGGTACCGTTATCGGTAGCTCCGGAAGCTCCATCCCATGAATCGAAATGGGCTGATAAAATCACATACTCATCAGGCTTTTCCACTCCTTTTATAGCCGCAATAATATTAAATGCCGGTGCCACAGGCAGATCTTTCGATTCTATCTTCATGCTTAGTTTAGGTTTTTTACCGGACTGAGTCAATCGGTATACCAAGCCGTAATCTTCCAGCGATAAGTTCACTGTAGGTATCTTTTTGGTATAAGCACCGAAAATTTTATCCGCTCCTACAGCTTTTGACCAGTTATTAGTAATAATACCTAGTGCACCGGCTTTTTCCAATGCTACAGGTAATGTGCGTGAAGTATGCCCTGTGTTTTGAATACGCTTCTGCCAGGCACGAGTGAGAGAATCTCTTTCTCTATTCATTTTATCGATAGACTCCTTAGTGCCATACTCTTCCCAATTTTTGTCGGGACGACCCGTAGGCTGCATCATGGAAATCATTACAAATTTACCCTTCACTTCAGGTAGCCACTTTTGAAACGCAAGCGAATCCTGAAAATAAGGTAAAATAATGGTTTCGGCAGTTATTGTTTTACCATTAGTTCCAGGGCTCCAAGCCAGCTGCATACCTTCGAGAGATTTCACACGAGGGTAAATCATGTCGATATGAGCGGGGCCACGCTGCCATCCACGCCATTCACCCCATTTTTCGCTATGAGCTTCTATGCCCCAGCTTTTAAACTTTTCAATAGCCCAGTCTCCAGCTTGTTGCATTTCAGGTGTACCCACGAGCCTAGGACCAATTCCATCGAGTAATTCATGAGCCAATTGCTCCAATTGAGAGTTTTCATTAGCTTCTTTTACGATAGCTTCTACGATTGGATACTTAATCTGGGAGGCTCCACCTCTGAACTGAGGAGCATTCCCCCGTTGAGCAACCGCTATTGTAAGCGAAAATGCTAGAGGGAAAACTAGTAATTTCTTGAATTTGCGCATAGGGTTTGTATTTAAATACTAAAATACGAAAGTGATTTATACAATCTGAAAAACGTATCTCATCAAATATTTTCAACCTTCACATAACAGTGTTGGTTAATCTAGTGTTAATGCAAATTTCTTGTGCTCAGCTTTTCATTGGGCGTAAAAATATTCCTCCTCGTCGAAAATCCTGCGGAACTCAACGAAAAAAAAAAAGCTGCACTCCCAGTTTGAAATAACTTCGTCCAGCTAAGTATTTTTAAACAAAACCGTAGTCGATTATGAAATTATTGAAAAAAACAATTGGCTGTGCAATAATTTTATTGCAATCTTTCTGCGCGTATTCGCAGATGACCTTCCCCTCTCCAGGGCCACAATATTGTCAGTCCACAGATCCTGTGTTACCAGCTATCACCGCACCCGATGGAGTAACAATAAGACCTTACTTACGTCTTGAGGCACCTTGCCTTGATACAGACCTAAGCACCATTTCATTAAACTCACCTGCAGAATTTAGGAAACCTACTTTCTGTTATAATAATGGTTACTTCACCTCAACATCAGGTTACCCATTAGCTATAGCACGTAATTCTACAGCCAATGGTGGCAATTGTGATGGCGGAAGATCAAATGTAGTAGCCGACTTTACAACTAGCCCTACCCGCCCTAAAGGTCTCTCATTTATCATTAACGATGTGGACAATCCTTACGACTCCATAGAGGTAAAGGTATATAGCAACGGATCCTTAGTTGATTTTGTCTTTGCCCTGGATGTGTATGACCCTGATACTAGTTTTGTGCAAACTACTGATCCTGCAGGAGATCCTGTAACTATAGCCAATTTTAATGGAGGCAGAAATGGTGTTTGGGGTGAATCCTATGGCTGGCAGGTACTAGCTCCTTCTTTGCGTGATGTAGACAACGAAAAAGGCACGATCATTTTCAGAGTTAACCCTAACGTGTATGTAGATAGTGTAGTAATGACACACATTATCAGAGGCATTCGTAGGGACATTAATGCTGCAGTATCTATTGGTGATTTTAAATGGTTAGACAATGTAACACTTCCTGTAGTATTTGGGACCATCAGTGCGGCTATTTCCGGCACTACCCTTCAAGTACACTGGCAAACACTATCGGAAAAAAACAATGACTACTTTGAAATACAGGTATCGGAAGATGGAAAAAACTTCAAAACCATCGGCACCGTAAAATCCAAAGCAGCTAACCACAACTCTGATATTCCTATCACCTATCAGTTTGCAACTACCGGTAACAGGTATACTTTCATCGGACTTGGCGTAATAGCCTTTCTGGGCGCATTGTTATTCGGCAGAAGAAACAAATGGATATTCGGAGTGCTATTGCTGACGCTTACCATCGCATCAGTAGCCTGCACAAGAAATGATCAAACTATCATTTCGAATAAGAAGAATGTTTTTGTACGCATTATACAAGTGGATATCGATGGCACGACCACTGCTTCAAAAGTGATAAAGGCAACAATACAGGATTAACTTTTTTAGACGTACTTTTTAAATAGACTTTTAGAGGAGAGAGTGAGAATTCCGGTCTTTTCAGATCAGGATTTTTCACTCTCTTTTTATGAGCCCTTAGCTCCAGAAAGTTTATTAAGATCATTCCACAGGTTACTGTACTTTTGATGTAAAATTCAGACTACAATGCAGTTGAACACTTACATAGATCACACCATTTTAAAACCCACTACTTTATTAAGCGATATTGAGCGAGTGTGTAACGAAGCCCGGCAATATCAGTTTGCCTCGGCATGCGTACCTCCACCATTCGTAAAGCAGACCAAAGCATTGCTGGAAGGCAGTACCGTAAAAACCTGTACAGTTATAGGATTCCCATTCGGTTATTCAACAATAACTGCCAAGAAAGCCGAGGTGTATCAAGCAATTGAAGACGGGGCTGATGAGTTGGACATCGTCATCAATCTAATTGCTTTGAAAAATAACGATTGGGTATATCTTCAAAAAGAAATCGAGGCACTGGCACCTATTATAAAAGAGAAAAACAAAGTCATCAAAATTATTATCGAAAGTGGAGTGCTTACAGACGAGGAGATTATTAAATGCTGCGAGCTGTATGGTGCTTCCGGCATTGACTATTTAAAAACCTCGACGGGCTATGCTGAGAAGGGAGCCAGCATACATGCTGTAACACTGTTTAAACAACATTTACCTGCCCAGGTTGGAATAAAAGCTAGTGGCGGTATAAGAGATTACAAATTTGCCAAGGAATTAATTGAAGCCGGGGCTACACGTTTGGGATGTAGTGCCAGTGTAGCCATTGTAGAAGGCGGTAAAGGTCAAGGGAGTTATTAATAACTCCCTTGTTTATATCTCTAATTTCACATAATAGATTCTCAATAGTAGTTATCTGCCGCTATTCAGTACATACCCTCTCAACTCTTCATTAAACGCCTTTTCCTTCAAGAGTTGTTCCAGCGTGATATGCATACGATAACGCCAGTAATGATGTGGATTGGCAGGCACATTGATGCGTTCTTCCTCAGGATTTTCCCTACGTAGTGATGCACTCATGCCCAATAAATCCTGCAACTGAAAAATACTCCACATAGCTGGAGCATGTAGGTGTTGCAATACGATAGCTTTATTAATCCATGGCTCACAGAAGTATGGCGCCTCTCCTTTCTGCTCAAGCTCCGTATTATAAAACTGCTGCGTAATACTTCTGTTTTCTTGCCACCAGCCTCGAATAGTGCTCATATCATGCGTAGAAGGCGTAACAACGGATAAATAAGGTGCTGTGGCCGGGTTGAAAAAACTCACACCCCACTGCTTAGGCATGCGCTGAATCTCTAGACTTAGTATCCCCAACTGTTGCATCACACCGGGCACACTATCGGGCACCATTCCTAGGTCCTCACCGCATATTAGCATATTTGTTGCCGCTTTAAGCTGGGGTAATTTTTTCAATGCTTCTTTTCGCCATAAATCATTTTGGCGACGATAGAAATAATCGATATACAAATCCCACAGTTGCTCTCTAATATGAGGCTGCAGATGTCGGAATGACGTTGTTTTATCCAGCGCAATACGGAAATGAAATTCTTTTTTATCCGAATTTTCCTGCTCGAATAAAAGTACGTTACTTACCAGATAGTATAAACCCTCCCGCATTGAATGCGCAGCTTCTCCATCCTTATCGGAGAACCATGCTTCTATTTTTCTTTGGGTATCAAACTCCGGCAGAAGCTGATACTCCCGCGGACCATGTTTCTTCAGAAAATTCTGTTTGACTTCTTCTGCTCGTTCACCGAAAATTTCCTGCAACACCTCGTCAGTAATATAAGGCTTACAAAATCTTTCATAATCGAACCATATACCTCGCTCGGCAAACTCATCTACATGCACCGGAATACAAGGGTCAAAGTGGCCCATGATCCCCTGCACAGCATCGATAGGAATACTCCATATCCTGAAAAAACCCAGAATATGATCAATGCGAAAAGCATCGAAATACAAGCTCATTTGCCTAAAACGCTTCCTCCACCATGCAAAATCATCCTGCTGCATACGGGGCCAGTTATAAGTAGGGAACCCCCAGTTCTGGCCTGTGGTGGCAAAATCGTCAGGTGGTGCCCCAGCCTGTAGCTGCATGTTATATAATTCTGGCTCTACCCAAGCATCGCAGCCGTAACGATAAATACCAATAGGAATATCACCTTTAATAATTACACCTTTTTGATGCGCGTACTGTACAGCATCTAACAGTTGTAGGTGCAGCTGATACTGAATATAACAATGCAGCAACACTTCTTTATATCCTTCGTGTTCAGGCTTAAAGAACAAGGCAATCTCTTCCGGTCTATACACGTTATGTGTGCTCCAGGTAGCAGGATCCGGAGACTGATATTTATCTCTCAAATAACAATAAGCAGCATAGGGCATCAACCAATACTGATGCTGCTGGAAGAAAGATTGATACTCCTGTGATTGCAGGCATGCATCACCTTCTGTTTTAAAAAGCGCTTTGAGTATGTCGAGTTTAAACTGTAATACCGCTTCATAATCTACTGCATCCAGCTTGTTTAAGGCCTCTCTTTGAGCTTTAATTTTAGACAAAAGCTCCTCCTTATGCTGTTTGCCGAGGAGGGCATCCAGATGGATATAAATCGGGTGCAAAGCAAATGCAGATATTGCCGCATATGGATAAGAATCTTTCCAAGTATGGGTAGCGGTAGTATCGTTTATGGGTAAGATTTGTATCAGACGCAATCCGGTAGTAACCGCCCAGTCGGTAAGTAGTTTCAAATCGCTGAACTCACCAATACCTAATCCCTTTTTACTTCTGAGACTAAATACCGGAATGGCTACTCCTGCACCCTTCCAAGTATTATGCGGAAGATTGATAAATCCATCCTGCACAAGAATTTGCTCTCCTAAAGCAGCATGCTCAAAGCA encodes the following:
- the rbn_1 gene encoding Ribonuclease BN — translated: MFGVTILGNNSAVPAFDRHPTSQVLTLNNRNILIDCGEGTQIQLIKYKIRRSRISHIFISHLHGDHYFGLIGLITSFALLGRQQPLTIVAPDPLQRIIELQLQVADTKLGFELNFITIKETGPLLQLPDVEVRCFRTDHRIECYGFVFKEVRNLRRLNIEKVKEYNIPLSFYDNLQRGEDYKANDGSIIANAILTTPAPKPRVYAFCADTRYDERILEHIHGADMIYHETTYHDALAQMATERFHSTTKQAGRIAQLAGVKKLLIGHFSSKYDSLKEFEIETREVFPNTDLALEGVSYLIPQ
- the clpC gene encoding Negative regulator of genetic competence ClpC/MecB, whose amino-acid sequence is MDNNFSPQVKEIISYSREEALRLGNDFIGTEHLLLGLIREGDNTAIKILKGFNIDIGELRKEIELAIKDKTGKNMANINSLPLTKQAEKVIRVTVLEAKALKSNQVETEHLMLSILKNKENIATQILNQYDLDYDVFRQELDIVKSNDPRAEFGEEGEEEFEDEKRYSQQSRSTTSKSNTKSKTPVLDNFGRDVTKLAESGQLDPIVGREKEIERVSQILSRRKKNNPILIGEPGVGKTAIVEGLALRIVQRKVSRVLFNKRVISLDLASLVAGTKYRGQFEERMKAIMNELEKNRDVILFIDELHTIVGAGGASGSLDASNIFKPALARGELQCIGASTLDEYRMYIEKDGALDRRFQKVMVDPPTVEETIQILTNIKSKYEDFHSVTYTDDAIEACVRLSDRYITDRLLPDKAIDVMDEVGARVHLKNINVPDNILALEKKIEEVKEEKNRVVKSQKFEEAASLRDTEKKLAEELERAKLQWEEESKHKRYPITEEDIAEVINIMTGIPVRKMVEAETEKLRKMSEDMKGMVVGQDEAIAKVVKAIQRNRVGLKDPKKPIGSFIFLGPTGVGKTELARSLAKYLFDSEDSLIRIDMSEYMEKFTVSRLIGAPPGYVGYEEGGQLTEKVRRKPYSVILLDEIEKAHPDIYNILLQVLDDGQLTDGLGRKVDFKNTIIIMTSNIGVRQLKDFGAGVGFATQARLANEEKEHKAVIEKALKRTFSPEFLNRIDDVVIFNSLTQEDIFKIIDISMKGVLKRVENLGYKLELSEETKTFLAEKGYDQQFGARPLHRAIQKYLEDPLAEEILNTNVKPGDLLIVELDKDNDKLTFSIKENASTQEA
- the deoC1 gene encoding Deoxyribose-phosphate aldolase 1; the encoded protein is MQLNTYIDHTILKPTTLLSDIERVCNEARQYQFASACVPPPFVKQTKALLEGSTVKTCTVIGFPFGYSTITAKKAEVYQAIEDGADELDIVINLIALKNNDWVYLQKEIEALAPIIKEKNKVIKIIIESGVLTDEEIIKCCELYGASGIDYLKTSTGYAEKGASIHAVTLFKQHLPAQVGIKASGGIRDYKFAKELIEAGATRLGCSASVAIVEGGKGQGSY